TCGGTGGTAGCAGAGGGGTTGCAGCAGCAACGTCGTGACGGTATTTCGGGTATCCAAACAGTTGGATATGGTCACTCGCTGATCAAACTTGATCCGGCGACACCTGCGAAAGTTGAGGCGTTTGCATTTGATCGGCTCGCCGGTCTTTTGCGTGAACAAAGCTATTCCACACAGGATGTGGATGCCGTGCTTGCCATGCAGCCGCAGCGTCTTGTTGAGGTGCCACATCGGCTTAAAGCCGTGCGCGCCTTCGCCGAGCTGCCCGAAGCCCCCGCCCTGGCCGCCGCCAACAAACGCATTGGCAACATCCTCAAGAAAGCCGAGCCGGATGGCGCGCTGCAGGCCGCGGTGAACGCCGATTTGCTGCAAGAACCGGCCGAGCAGGCGCTGTACACCGCCCTGCAGCAGACCGTGCCGCAGGCCGACGCGCAGTTTGCTGCCGGTGACTACACCGGCTCGCTGAAAACGCTGGCCGCGCTGCGCGCGCCGGTCGACGCCTTCTTCGACGGCGTGATGGTCAACGCCGAAGACCCGGCGCTCAAGGCCAACCGCCTGGCGCTGTTGCAGCAGCTGCACCAGGCCATGAACCGCGTGGCCGACCTGTCGCGCCTGGCCGCATGACCAACACGCCCGCGCCCGCCATCCCTTGGCGGGCCTTGATGTGGACGGTGCTGCCGCCGGTCGGCGCACTGCTGCTGCGCGCCGCCCTGCGCGAACGCACCGACGAGGCCACCGCCAGCCTGCAGGCGCTGGGCGCGGCCGTGCAGGTCAGCACACCGGGCGAGGCGGTGTGGGCGGCGTCCAAGCCTTTCGTGTTCACCCTCGTCGTGCTGGGTGCCCTGATCGCCGCGCTGTACTTTGGCCTGCGCACCAGCATTCGTCGCCACGGCTGGCCGCGCGTGGTGCCGTGGGTGCAGCGGGGCTGGCTGGTGCTTTGGCTGGTGGTGGCCGCGGCGCTGCTGCTCAATCACCTGAACCGCACCGGCCGCCAGCCGCAAGTCCCGCAGCAGGCCGAAGTGATGCTGGTGCGCGAAGTGGCGCCCAGCCAGCGCAACCTGGGTGGCGCCGATTTGTACCTGAAAGTGCCCGGCGAGGCCGAACCGCTGCACGTGCTGGCCGAGGGCCAGCGCCCCGCCGCCTACCCGCTCAAGAGCCAGGTGCGCCTGCAGCCCGAGGTGGGGCGCTGGTGGGGCCGCTGGGGCAGCGTTGCGCCGCTGGGCGCGCCGGCAGCAGCTGGCGCGGCGGCGGGCGTGGCCCCTGCGCGCGAAAGTGCCCCGGGCGGATAATCCGTGCCCATGAAACTTGTCATCGTCGACCGCGACGGCACCGTGTGTGTCGAGCGCGAAGGCTACATCCAGACGCCCGACGAGTGGGAAGCGCTGCCCGGCGCGCTGGACGCGATCGCCCGCCTCAACCAGGCGGGCTACCACGTGGTGGTGGCCGCCAACATGCCCGGCCTGGGCCGTGGCCTGTTCGATTCGGCGGCGCTGAACGCCATCCACACCAAGATGGCCAAGCAGCTGGCGGCCGTGGGCGGGCGGGTGGAGGCGATTTTCTTTTGCCCGCACGCGCCCGAAGAAGCCTGCACCTGCCGCAAGCCCGCGCCCGGCCTTTTCCACAAAATTGGCGAGCGCTACAAGATCGATTTGAAGCAGGTGCACGCCGTGGGCAACAGCCTGAGCGACGCGCAGGCCGCCCACGCGGCAGGCTGCGTGCCTCACCTGGTGCTGACCGGGCGCCACGCGCCGCAGGCGGATGCGCCCCTGCCGCCCGATTACCCGGCCGCCACCCGCGTGCACGCCGACCTGGCCGCCTTCGCCACCGCGTTCATCGCCGAGCAGGAAGCACTGGCCGCGGCCACGCGCGCGCAGGCGGCCGAGGCAGGCGGTGCTTCCGATCCAATTTAATGCTATTGAATCAATAGCTTCCGGCGCTTGAGCAGTCTGCGCCAACGCCCTTTTTATCTATGAACTTCATTCGTTCCCTGCTGCACATGCTGTGGATGATCATCACGGTCATCCCCTGGGCGTTGCTGGTGGTCATCGTCGCGCCCTTTGCCAGCCAGAAGCTGGTCTACAAGCTGTGCTCTGGGTGGCTGCGGCACGCGGTCAATTCGGGGCAGCTGATCTTGGGCATTCGCAACCGCGTGACCGGGTTCGAGAACCTGCCCAAGGGTGAGCGCGACCCGGCGGTGCTGCTCGTCAAGCACCAGTCCACGTGGGAGACCTTCACCATGGTGGCGATCATGCCGCACCCGCTGGCCTTCGTTTTCAAGAAAGAGCTGCTGTACATCCCTTTCTTCGGCTGGGCCATGGGCCGGCTGGACATGATCCACATCGACCGCAGCCGCCGCACCGAAGCCTTCACGCGTGTGGTGCAGCAAGGGCGCGAGCTGCTGGCCAAGGGCGTGTGGGTGATCATGTTCCCCGAGGGCACGCGCATTCCGCGCGGTGAAAAGGGCCGCTACCAAAGCGGGGGCGCGCGCCTGGCCATCGAATGCGGCGCGCCCGTCATTCCCGTGGCCGTCACCTCGGCCAAATGCTGGCCGCGCAAGGCCTTCATCAAAAAGCCCGGCATCGTCGACATTTCCATCGGCCCGGCCATTCCCAGCAAGGGCCGCAAACCCACCGAGCTGATGCGCGAGGCAGAGGAATGGATCGAGGCCGAAATGGTGCGCCTGGATCCAGAGGCCTACCCCAGCGGCCAGGCCAAGCTGTACACCAAGGCCAAGCCAGAGTAACGCGGCCAAGGCAGGGCAAGCCATGCTTCAAATGCTGCTGGACCTGTTCGACGACGCACGGCGGGTGCGCGCGCCGCAGGCTGGCGCAGCGGAAGATTCCAAGCCAGAAACGCCGCTGGCGCAGGTGGTTAGGGCGCCAGGCGCTCCGCAAATCGTAGCGAGTGCGCCACCCGTTGCCTTGGCCGACGCGGTGGCGCCCGCGCAGTTTGCGCACCCGCGCGCCAACCAGAGCATCCGCTTTGCGCACGCGCAGGTGGCCTATGAGTTTCGGCGTGGCCAGCGCCGCACCATCGGCTTTCAGGTGGGGGCCGACGGTCTCACTGTCAGCGCCCCGCGCTGGACACCCATGGCCGAGGTCGAAGCCGTGCTGCGCGCCAAAGAGCGCTGGATCGTCACCAAGCTGAGCGAAGCGCGCGAGCGCCATGCGCGCCTGGAATCGGCCCGCATCGAATGGCGCGAAGGGGCGCAGCTGCCTTTTCTGGGCGAGCCCGTGGTGCTGGTGCTCGACCCGCGCCAGCGCCACGGCCGCGGCGGCGCCGTGCTCGTGCCGTCAGAGCCTGCGGGTGAAGGCGCAGGCGTCGCGCCCAGCCCGATGGCGCTGCACATCGGCCTGCCGCAGGCCGCTACCGCCCAGCAACTGCGCGACACCGTGCAGGCCTGGTTGATGCGCCAGGCGCGCCGCCTGTTCACCGAGCGGCTGGATCACTTTGCGCCCCAGCTGGGCGTGCAGTGGAAAAAGCTCAGCCTGTCTTCGGCCGACACCCGCTGGGGCAGCGCCAGCGCCGACGGCTCGATCCGCCTGAACTGGCGCCTGATCCACTTTCGCCTGCCGGTCATCGACTACGTGGTGGTGCACGAGTTGGCGCACCTGCGCGAGATGAACCACAGCCCGCGCTTTTGGCAGCACGTGGAAGACGTGCTGCCCGACTACGCTGACCGGCGCGAGCAGCTCAAGGGCGAACCGGTGCCGCGCTGGTAGGCGCGGGCTGGATGCGCGCGCGTCAGGTGTACTTGCCGGTGAGCCCGCCGTCCACCACCAGTTCGGTGCCGGTCACGTAGGCGGCGGCATCCGAGGCCAGGAAGGCGCAGGCGTGCGCCACGTCCCAGGCGCTGCCCATGCGGCCCAGGGGCACCTGCCGGCCGCGCGCCGCGCGCGCCTCCTCCAGGTTGTCGGAGAACATCTTGGCCACCGTGCCGGCGATGCGCGGCGTGTCTATCAGGCCGGGCACCACCGTGTTGGCGCGCACGCCCTGCGCCGCGTACTGCTGCGCCAGCATGCGTGTGAACTGCACCACCGCCGCCTTGGTCACGCTGTAGGCCAGATGCGGGTAGCCCACATAGCGCAGCCCGGCCACCGAGGAGATCGCGATGACCGCGCCGCGCCGGCGCGCCAGCATGTCCGGCAGCGCCTGCTGCACGCACAGCAGCAGGCTGCCCACGTTGGCCGCGTGGATGCGCGCGAAGTCGTCGGCGCTGGTCTCCAGCGGGCCACCGGTCTGGCCTATGCCGACGTTGTGGTGCAGCACGTCGATGGGCCCGAAATGCGCGCGTGCCTCGGCAAAGAGGCGCTGCACGTCGGCCTCGATCGCCACGTCGCCCACCAGGGTGTACGCATGACCGCCTTCGGCGCGGATCAGGGCCGTGGTCTCCTGTGCCGAGGCGGCGTCGCGGTCGGCCACGCACACGCGCGCGCCCTGGCGCGCGTAGGTCACGCAGGCGGCGCGGCCGATGCTCCAGCCGGGCGCGGCCGAGCCACCTCCGGCCACGAACACCACGCGGCCCGTGAGGTCGGTGGGCAGCGCGGGGGGCGGGTTGGCGCTCATGGCGCCAGCCCCACGGTCATGCCGCCGCACACGTAGAGCACCTGGCCCGTGGTGAAGCCCGCGCGCGCGTCCAGCAGCGAGGCCACCTGGTGCGCGACCTCCTGCGGCTGGCCCATGCGCCGCACCGGAATCGTGTCCAGGATGCGCTGCGTCGCGGGCGCGCCGGGCGGGTTCACGCGCTCGAACAGCGCGGTGGCGATGGGGCCGGGGCCGACGGCGTTGACCGTGATGCCGTCGGCCGCCAGCTCCAGCGCCAGCGTGCGCGTGAGACCGTGCAGCGCCGCCTTGCTGGCCGAGTAGGCGATGCGTTCGCCCTTGCCCAGCGCCGCGCGGCTGGAGATGTTGACGATGCGCCCGAAGCGCGCCGCGCGCATGGCCGGCACCACGGCCTGCACGCAGGCGATGGAGGCGGCCACGTTGAGCGCCATCACGGCCTGCAGATCGGCGCGGCGAACCGCATCGATCGCGGCCGGCCGCACGATGCCCGCGTTGTTGACCAGCCGCGTGATGGCCCGGCCCTGCGTGGCTTGTGCCAGGGCCTGGCCCAGCGCCGCCTCGTCCAGCAGGTCGACCGCGATATGGGTCTCGTGCGGGCTGGCCGCGGCGGGCGCGGCGATGTCCAGGTTGACCACGTGCAGCCCGTCCATGACCAGGCGCTCCAGGATGGCGCGGCCGATGCCGCTGCTGGCGCCCGTGACAAGGGCGACTTCGCGTCCGGTGCCGCTGTTCATGCCTGTGCCTTGCCGGCCTGGCCCACGTAGGGAATGGCATGCTCCACCGTGTCCCAGATGAAGCGCCCCGATGGGCTGCGCTGCTCTTCCACCACGTGCGCCACCAGGCCCGCCGCGCGCGAGATGACGGCAAAGCCGCGCATCACCTCGGTGGGCACGCCGATCTCGCCCAGCACCGCCGCGACGGCGCCGGTGGCGTTGATCGTGATCGGGCGGCCCCAGGCCGCGTCCACCGCGCCCGACAGCATGTGCAGCGCGCGCAGATGGCGCCCGGCCAGCTCCGGTTCGGCGCCGGCCAGCTCCAGCAGCTTGTAGGCGCGCGGGTCCACCGGCTTGTGCAGATGGTGGCCGAAGCCCGGCATGGCCTTCTTGTCGGCGCGGTGCTGGCGCGCGATGGCCAGCGCTTCGGCCTCGGGGTCCGGCGCGGCCAGGATGCGGTCGAGCAGGCGCGAACAGTTCTCCATCGTGCCCACGAAGGAGCTGCCCACCGCCAGCAGGCCCGCGCTCACCGCGCCCTGCAGGTTTTCGGGCGCGCTCATGTAGACCAGCCGGGTGGCGATGGCACTGGGCGTGAGGCCGTGCTCCATCAGCACGATCAGCACCACGTCGGTGATGCGCATGTCCACCGGGCGCGGCGTGCGCCCGAGGATCTGCATCAGCATCACCTCGGTGAACGTCTTCTTGCCCATCAGGTCCTGCACCAGGTCGGCGTCGCCGTAGTGCAGGCTGGTCAGCGTGTGCGTGCACAACCGGGTGGTCGGGGTGGCGCTGGTGTTCATTTCGGTCTCCTTCATGGGTTTTTCAGGGTTTGGCCAGTGCCAGTTCGCGCACCGCGGACTTGAGCACCTTGCCCACGGTCGAGCGCGGCAGACTGTCGTGGAAGTGGATGCGCTTGGGTGTCTGCACCGGGCCCAGGCGCTCGCGCACGAAGGCGATCAGCTCGGCCTCGCTGGCCTGCTGGCCGGGGCGCAGCTGCACGGCGGCCTGCACCGTTTCGCCCCACTTGTCGTCGGGCAGGCCGAACACCGCGCACTCGTGCACGGCCGGGTGCTGGCCCAGCGCGTTCTCCACGTCCACGGGGTAGACGTTGAAGCCGCCCGTGATCACCAGGTCCTTGAGCCGGTCCTTCAGGTACAGAAAGCCGCGTTCGTCGATCAGGCCGCGGTCGCCGGTGTGCAGCCAGCCATCGACCAGCGTCTCGGCGGTCTTGTCGGGCAGGCGCCAGTAGCCCGTCATCAGAAGGTCGCCGCGCGCCACCACTTCCCCGACTTCCCCTGCGGGCAGCAGCCGGCCGTCCGGCGCCATGACCGCCACGTCGCTGAACCAGGTGGCGCGGCCGACGGCGGCCAGGTTGCGTTCGTCGTCGAAATCTTCCGGCCGCAGCACGGTCAGAATCTGCGGCGCCTCGGTCTGGCCGTAGGTGGTGCCCAGCACCGGGCCGAAGAAGGCGCGCACTTCCCGGATCTTTTCGGCCGGCATGGGGGCGCCGCCGTAGATCAAGCGGCGCAGCTTCGGGTAGTCGGCGCGGCTGGCGCCGGGCAGCGCCATCAGCATGTAGACCAGCGTCGGCGGCATGAAGCAGACGGTGCCACCGCGTTCGCGGAACGTGGTGCGCACGGCCTCGGCGCCCGCGCCTTCCATCACGACGTGGCAACCGCCCTGGGCGAGGATCGGCAGGACATAGGTCGAGGTGCCGTGCGTGATCGGCGCGGCCAGCACGTAGCGGTCGTTCTCGTCGAAGCCCCAGGCATGGATCTGGTTGACGATGTTCGCCATCCAGGCGCGGTAGGGTTGCATCACGCCCTTGGGCGCGCCGGTGGTGCCGCCGGTGAACTTGATGGCCTGCGTCGCATCGCCCGGCAGGTCCAGCCGGGGCTGCGGCGCACCGGCGTGCCGGCTTTCCAGTTCGCGCAACGTGGTGGTGCCTGGCTGCGGCTCGGCCGCGGTGCGTACGCGCGCGCCCGGTGCCCCGTCCAGCAGCCCGGCATAGGCGTCGTCCAGCACGAGGATCGAGGGCTCGGTGGCGTCGATGATGCGGCGCAGCTCCGGCCGGGTGCTCTTGGGGTTCAGCGGCACCCAGACCTTGCCGCAGGCCAGCACGGCGAGCAGCACGGCCAGGTGCTCGGCGCTGTTGCCCGCGCAGACGCCCACGCGGCTTTGCGGGCTGGGGTCCAACGCGGTGAGTCCGGCGGCCAGCGCCGTCACGCGCGCGGCCAGCGTGTCGTAGCGGATGCGGCTGCCGGGCGCATCGATGGCGATGCGCTCGGGCCACCGCCGGGCCGCGCGCCAGAAGAAGTCGATGGGGTACATGAGGCTGCGTCCTTCCTGTCGTTATTGGGCAGAGACACCCGCCGCCTTGACCACCTCGCGCCAGCGCTGCAGCTCGGCGCCCGCGAACTTGCGCGCGTCTTCCGGGGTGCCGCCTGCGGGCGTGGCGGCCATCTCGGCGAGGCGCTGGCGCACGTCCGGCTGGGCCAGCACCTTGTTCAGGGCCGCGTTGAGCTGCTCGATGATGGCCGGCGGTGTGCCGGCCGGCGCCGACAGTGCAAACCAAGACTGCACATCGAAGCCAGGATAGCCGGACTCGATCATCGTCGGCACCTCCGGCAGCAGCGCCGAACGCTGCGCGCTCGTGATGGCGATGGCGCGCAGCTTGCCTGCCTTCACGTGGGGCAGGGCGGAGGGCGTGTTGTCGAACATCGAATCCACCTGGCCGCCGATCAGGTCGGTGACTGCGGGCGCACTGCCCTTGTAGGGCACGTGCAGCATGTTCAGCTTGGAGCGCATCTTGAACATCTCGCCCGACAGGTGAATCGACGAGCCGCTGCCCGAGGACGCGAAGGTGATGCCGTTCTTCGATTCCTTGGCATAGCGGATGTAGTCGGCCAGGCTGCGGATCGGCAGCGCCGGGTTAACCACCAGGATGTTGGGGATCTTGGCGATGAGACCGATCAGATCGAAATCCTTCACCGGGTCGTAGCCCAGCTTGCTGTACAGCGTCGCGTTGATGGTGTTGGCAATCGTGTAGACGTACAGCGTGTAGCCATCGGGCGCCGCGCGGGCCACCAGTTCGGCGCCCAGGTTGCTGTTGGCGCCGGCGCGGTTGTCCACGATCACGGGCTGGCCCAGCTGCTCGCCCAGCTTGACGGCGATCAGGCGCGCGATCACATCCGTGGCGCCGCCGGCCGCGTACCCGACGACCAGCCTGACAGGCTTGGTCGGCCAGGCGCCGGGCTGCGCCTGCAGCGGCAGCGCGACGGCGCATGCCGCGGCGGTGGCGGCGAGGGCGAGCACGCGGCGGCGTGCCGCCGAGGGGGCGGAAAAGGCGTTCATGAAAATGTCTCCGTTTATGGTGAGTAAGGAACGGTCTGGCGCCCGCCGTGCGTGCTGCGGCACACTGCGCAGCGATGGGCGTCCACGGAGAATTCTTCAAGATGCGGCAGGCAAACACGAACGAAAACGTCCACCAGGCGGACATTCCAGCGCCACCCGGCCTGGCCGAGGCGGCGGACGGGCGCACGCTCAGGCGCGGTCTGCGCCTGCTGGACGCGCTGCAGGCCGCCGGCGACGAGGGCTTGCGCGTGGTGGACCTGTGCCGCGCCACCGGGCTGGAACGCGCCACCGTGCACCGGCTGCTGGACATACTGCAGGACAGCGGCTACGCCCAGCGCAGCGGGCGCTTCCGCTACGGCCCCGGGGCCAGGCTTCAGGGCGGCGCGCCGGCGCGGGTGCTGCCGAACATGGCGGTGCGGCTGCTGCCCGTGCTGGCGCGCGTGAGCCAGACGTGCGGCGACGCCGCCTTTGCCGTGGTGCGCGAGGGCCCGCTCTCACACTGCATTGCGCGCCACGTGGGCACCCACCCGGTTCAGGTGCTGGTCATCCAGGTGGGCACGCGCCAGCCGCTGGGGGTGGGGGCTGCCGGCCTGGCGCTGCTGGCCGCCCTGCCCGATGCCGAGGTGCAGGCGGTGGTGGCGGCCAACGCGCCGCAGCTGCCACGCTATGGCGGCATGACGCCCGAGCGCCAGCACATCCTGGTGCGCGCGACGCGCGAGCGCGGCTGGTCGGTGGTGGGCAACCACGCCACGCGCGACGTGCTCGGCGTCGGCATGGCGGTGCACGACGAGCGCGGCGAGCCGGTGGCGGCGATCAGCGTGGCCTCCACGCTGGCGCGCATGCCGCGCCAGCGCCAGCAGATGATCGCGCGCGCCTGCCGCGAAGGGCTGCGCGCCCTGTACGGTGGCGCAAGCTGATCCCGGGCGCGGTGTTCTGCCGCCCGGCCGCAGCAGCCGTGTTTTGTTGCCAATTTGCGCCCCAGCGCCCGCTGGATGCGCGCCGGCAGCTATGTTTATGAGAGCATTACCTCGATCTCGGCAAAGCCGATGTCGATCTGGTCTGCGGGCGCCGAGCAGCGCGCGCGCAATGCCGCCAGCGGCGGCGGCGCGGCGGGGGCGGTGCGCGCCTGCCATTCGTCCAGCAGCACGCCGAAGGCGCGCACGTCCAGCGCGCGCAGCGCCGGGTGCAGCGCGGGCTGGGCGGGGGGCAGGAAGGCGGCGGCGCCCAGGTCGCTGAGCCAGGCGCGCGGCCCGCAGCGCAGCAGGTTGTGCGCGTACAGGTCGCCGTGCACCAGGCCGCGCGCGTGCAGCCGTGCCATGGCGCCGGCCACCTGCCGCGCCAGCGCCAGCGCCTCGCTGGCTTGCAGGCGCAGCCCGGGCGGGTAGACGTCGCGCGTGCAGCTGTCGAAACTGGGCGGCCCGGCCAGCGCCCGGGTGCCGGGCGGCAAGCGGGCCAGCACCAGGGCGTGCGCGCCGTCGTCCGCATCGTGGTCCGCGCCGCTGGCCACGCCGCCCTCCTGGGCGCGGGGCCCGGCGCCGGCCTGCACCGGCCCGAGCACGGGCACCAGCGACTCGTGCGCGCCCGCCGCCAGGGCCGCGGCCATTTCGCTGCGGGGCCAGCCGTCGCTGGTCACGCGGCCCTTGAACTGCTTGACCGCCACGGCCTGGTGCGCGCCTGCGTGCTGCCAGGTGGCGGCGCGGATCACGCCCGAAGCGCCTTCGCCCAGCCGCTCGCCCAGCGCCAGCGCTTCGGCGGGAATGGCGCGCGCACTGGCGGCGGCCAGGGCCCGCGCCTCGGGCTGCGCCGTGAGCGGGTTGCCGCCCCAGGCCAGCCAAGCTAGGCGCGGCAAGGCGGGCAGCCAGTCGGGCAGGCGCTGAAATTGGTTGGCGGCGATGCGCAGCAGCTCCAGCGCGGGGGCTTGCCGCAGGCTGTCGGGCAGCGTGGCCAGCCGGTTGCCGGCCAGCATCAGCTTTTGCAGCCGGGGGCGCTGGCCCAGCGAGTCGGGCAAGGTGGCGATGGCGTTGTCGGTCAGGATCAACCAGCGCAGCGGCTGGGGCAGCGCCTCGGCCGGTACGTGGGCGATGGCGTTGGCCTTGAACCCCACCATCTCCAGCGCGGGGCATTCGCCCAGCACGCGTGGCAGTTCGGTGAACCGGTTGTTGGACGCAAAAAGGATGCGCAGCCGCTTGAAGCGGTGCAAGTCGGGCGGCAGCTCAGACAGCGCGTTGCCGGATACGTCCAGCAGTTCCAGCGTGTCGGCGTGGTCGAACACCGCGCGGGGCAGCGCCGTCAGGCCCTGGCCTTTCAGGCGCAGCTCACGCATGGCGGGGCTCTGGTGGGCAAGCCAAGGGGCGCGCGTGCGGTTCGATCAGGTGCAGCATTGGCGGCGCTGGCGCTTTCACCGCCACATCAATCTGCGCAAGGCGAAAAGCGCCACACGCCTTGCGGGTCGCGCCGCCGCACCAGTTGCCCGCCGTACCAAAGCCGGTGCAGGTGGGCGACCGATTCACCCAGCGCAAACGTGATCTGGTGCAAATCCAGCGGGCGCTTGAAGAGCACCGGCAGCATGTCGTAGGCGGAAACGGCGCGGCCCTGCGCCGCGGCCATCACTTCGGCCAGCCGGTCGCGGTGGTGGTCCTGCAACTGCTGGATGCGCGTGTGCAGGCCCTTGAACGGCTTGCCGTGCGAAGGCAACACCAGCGTGTCGGCGGGCAGGGGCAGGTAGCGCTCCAGCGAGTCAAGAAACAGCGACAGCGCGTCGGCTTCGGGCTCCATCTCGTACACGCTCACGTTGGTCGAGATGCGGGGCAGCACCATGTCGCCGCTGATCAGCACGCCCAGCGCTTCGCAGTACAGCGCCATGTGTTCGGGCGCGTGGCCAAAGCCGGAAATGCAACGCCAGCCGTGCCTGCCGATGCGCACCTGCTGCCCGTCTTGCAGCCGCGCGTACGACGGCGGCACGTCGGGCACCAGGTTGCGGTAGTAGCTCTTGCGGTTGCGGATCTGGTCCAGATCGTCCGCCTGCGCCATGCCGTGGCTTTGAAAGTAATCCGCCAGGCGCTCGCCGCCAAAACTGTTGACCACCTGGCTGGCGTAGCGCGCGTTCATGTAGTCGGTGGCGCTCATCCACAGGCGGCATTCGTGCTCGGGCGTGCTCCAGCGGGCGCAGATCCAGTGCGCTAGCCCCACGTGGTCGGGGTGCATGTGCGTGACGATCACGCGCAGCACGGGCAGGCCATCCAGCTGGGTGGCAAAGACCTGTTCCCACAGCGCGCGCGATTCGGGGTGGTCGATGCAGGTGTCCACCACTGTCCAGCCATCGCGGCCATCCACCTGGTCGCGCAGCAGCCACAGGTTGATGTGGTCCAGCGCGAACGGCAGCGCCATGCGCACCCAGCGCACGCCCGGCGCCAGTTCGATCGAGCCGCCCGGCGCCGGCAGTTGGTCGGCCAGGGGGTAGAGCAGGGCGCGCTCAAGTTCGTCGGAAACAGACATGTGGAAAACGCTGAGGTAGGATGAGCCGGTTGACGTGCACGTCAACCTGAAAGTCCATTCTAGGGATGGCCAGCGCGCGTTGCACAGTACATCGGAGACACCCTCAATCCCCGCCATGGCGACCACTTACAGCATCAGCGATCTGGCGCAGGAATTCGACCTGACACCGCGCGCCATGCGTTTTTACGAAGACATGGGCCTGCTGCAACCCGAGCGCAGCGGCCCGGGCGGGCGCGTGCGGGTGTATTCCAACCGCGACCGCGCGCGCCTCAAGCTCACGCTGCGCGCCAAGCGCCTGGGCCTTTCGCTGAATGAGGCGAAAGAGCTGATCGAGATGTACGACAGCCCCCGCGACACGGGGCCGCAGCTGCGCAAGTACCTGCAGGTGCTGGTCGGGCACCGCGCGCAGCTGGAGGCGCAGCGCGCCGAGCTGGACGCCACACTGGCCGAGATCGCCGAGCAGGAAAAAGAGGCCCGCAAGCTGCTGGCGCGGCAGCAGCCCGGGCGCACACGGCGGGCGGCCTTGTGATTGACGTTGACGTAAACGTCAATCAGAATCCGGGCCTGCCAGCATGCCACCTTCCATGAGCACTCCTGCCCACCCGGACCTATTCGTACGCGTTGCAGACAGCCTGGCCCGACAGGGCCTGATGCAGCACCTGGGTGCCCAGCTGCGCCGTGTAGAGCCGGGCATGGTCGAGATATGGCTGCCGTATTCCGACAAGGTCACCCAACAGCAGAACGGCTTTCATGGCGGCGCCATGGGCGCGTTGGCCGACATTGCCGGCGGTTACGCGGGCCTGACCGTGGCCGAGCCCGGCATGGAAGTCGTGACGGCCGAGTACAAGATCAACTTTCTGGGTGCCTACCAGAGCGGCACGCTGCGCGCCGTGGGCCGCGTGCTCAAGCCGGGCCGGCGCCTGATCGTCACCACCGCCGACGTCACGCACGTTGACGACGCGGGCAAGGAATCGCCCTGTGCGCTGATGCAGCAAACCCTGGTGCCCGTGCCCAAAACCTACTGACCAACGCCGCCTACTTTCAATTCCAGGAGACAACGACATGAGCAACCTGCCCGGCCTGAACTTCAACCTTGGCGAAGACATCGACGCCCTGCGCGATGCCGTGCGCGATTTCGCGCAGGCTGAGATCGCTCCGCGCGCCGCCGAGGTAGACCGCAGCGACCAGTTCCCGATGGACTTGTGGCGCAAGATGGGCGAGCTGGGCGTGCTGGGCATCACCGTGCCCGAGGAATACGGCGGCGCCAACATGGGCTACCTGGCGCACATGATCGCCATGGAAGAGATCAGCCGCGCCAGCGCGTCGATCGGCCTCAGCTACGGCGCTCACAGCAACCTGTGCGTCAACCAGATCAAGCGCAACGGCAGCGACGCGCAAAAAGCCAAGTACCTGCCCAAGCTGATCAGCGGCGAGCACGTGGGCGCCCTGGCCATGAGCGAGCCTGGCGCGGGCAGCGACGTAATCAGCATGAAGCTGCGCGCCGAAGACAAGGGCGGCTACTACCTGCTCAACGGCACCAAGATGTGGATCACCAACGGCCCCGATGCCGACACGATGGTCGTCTACGCTAAGACCGAGCCCGAACTGGGCGCGCGCGGCGTGACCGCCTTCATCGTTGAAAAAGGCATGAAGGGCTTTTCCACCGCGCAAAAGCTGGACAAGCTGGGCATGCGCGGCAGCCACACGGGCGAGATGGTGTTCAACAACGTCGAGGTGCCTGAATCGCACATCTTGGGCGGGCTGAACCAGGGCGCCAGGGTTCTGATGAGCGGCCTGGATTAC
This genomic interval from Ottowia oryzae contains the following:
- the gmhB gene encoding D-glycero-beta-D-manno-heptose 1,7-bisphosphate 7-phosphatase — encoded protein: MKLVIVDRDGTVCVEREGYIQTPDEWEALPGALDAIARLNQAGYHVVVAANMPGLGRGLFDSAALNAIHTKMAKQLAAVGGRVEAIFFCPHAPEEACTCRKPAPGLFHKIGERYKIDLKQVHAVGNSLSDAQAAHAAGCVPHLVLTGRHAPQADAPLPPDYPAATRVHADLAAFATAFIAEQEALAAATRAQAAEAGGASDPI
- a CDS encoding M48 family metallopeptidase, with the translated sequence MLQMLLDLFDDARRVRAPQAGAAEDSKPETPLAQVVRAPGAPQIVASAPPVALADAVAPAQFAHPRANQSIRFAHAQVAYEFRRGQRRTIGFQVGADGLTVSAPRWTPMAEVEAVLRAKERWIVTKLSEARERHARLESARIEWREGAQLPFLGEPVVLVLDPRQRHGRGGAVLVPSEPAGEGAGVAPSPMALHIGLPQAATAQQLRDTVQAWLMRQARRLFTERLDHFAPQLGVQWKKLSLSSADTRWGSASADGSIRLNWRLIHFRLPVIDYVVVHELAHLREMNHSPRFWQHVEDVLPDYADRREQLKGEPVPRW
- a CDS encoding citryl-CoA lyase, producing the protein MNTSATPTTRLCTHTLTSLHYGDADLVQDLMGKKTFTEVMLMQILGRTPRPVDMRITDVVLIVLMEHGLTPSAIATRLVYMSAPENLQGAVSAGLLAVGSSFVGTMENCSRLLDRILAAPDPEAEALAIARQHRADKKAMPGFGHHLHKPVDPRAYKLLELAGAEPELAGRHLRALHMLSGAVDAAWGRPITINATGAVAAVLGEIGVPTEVMRGFAVISRAAGLVAHVVEEQRSPSGRFIWDTVEHAIPYVGQAGKAQA
- a CDS encoding SDR family oxidoreductase; amino-acid sequence: MNSGTGREVALVTGASSGIGRAILERLVMDGLHVVNLDIAAPAAASPHETHIAVDLLDEAALGQALAQATQGRAITRLVNNAGIVRPAAIDAVRRADLQAVMALNVAASIACVQAVVPAMRAARFGRIVNISSRAALGKGERIAYSASKAALHGLTRTLALELAADGITVNAVGPGPIATALFERVNPPGAPATQRILDTIPVRRMGQPQEVAHQVASLLDARAGFTTGQVLYVCGGMTVGLAP
- a CDS encoding lysophospholipid acyltransferase family protein, with the translated sequence MNFIRSLLHMLWMIITVIPWALLVVIVAPFASQKLVYKLCSGWLRHAVNSGQLILGIRNRVTGFENLPKGERDPAVLLVKHQSTWETFTMVAIMPHPLAFVFKKELLYIPFFGWAMGRLDMIHIDRSRRTEAFTRVVQQGRELLAKGVWVIMFPEGTRIPRGEKGRYQSGGARLAIECGAPVIPVAVTSAKCWPRKAFIKKPGIVDISIGPAIPSKGRKPTELMREAEEWIEAEMVRLDPEAYPSGQAKLYTKAKPE
- a CDS encoding SDR family NAD(P)-dependent oxidoreductase gives rise to the protein MSANPPPALPTDLTGRVVFVAGGGSAAPGWSIGRAACVTYARQGARVCVADRDAASAQETTALIRAEGGHAYTLVGDVAIEADVQRLFAEARAHFGPIDVLHHNVGIGQTGGPLETSADDFARIHAANVGSLLLCVQQALPDMLARRRGAVIAISSVAGLRYVGYPHLAYSVTKAAVVQFTRMLAQQYAAQGVRANTVVPGLIDTPRIAGTVAKMFSDNLEEARAARGRQVPLGRMGSAWDVAHACAFLASDAAAYVTGTELVVDGGLTGKYT